Below is a genomic region from Azoarcus sp. KH32C.
TCGCGGATCACGCGGCGCACACCGGGCTTGCCGGCCAGCGAGTTCTCGAAGGCGAGTTCGACCCCCTCCTGCCCCTTGTCATCGACGCCGGTAAAGCCCAACACGTGGGCCATTACCTCGCCGCCGGGGTAATAGCGGCGGAATTCCTGCTGCTGGTGGATTCCGGGCAGCTTGAGGTCGGCGATCTGCTGGGCGAGTTCGGGCGACAGCTGGCGCTTGAGATAGACGAATTCGCGGCCCGCGCCCAGGCGGCGATCGAGCTCCTGCACGTCCATTTCGAGCAGGCCGGCGAGCCTGCGCATGTCGGCCGGCGAAAGCTGCGCGTCGGACGGGATCGCCCAGATCGAGCGCACCGGCGTACTGACCGCCAACATGTCGCCGTTGCGGTCGGTGACGCGTCCGCGCGTGGCGGGGGCCTCGATCACGCGCGCGTAGCGCGACTCGCCCTTGGCCTGCAAAAAGTCGTTGTTCACGCCTTGCAGATAGACCGCGCGCCCGGTCAGTGCGAGCGAACCGCACATCAGGCCGAGCATCACGACGCGGACCCGCCATCCGGGCAGGCCGTTCTTCAGCAAGGGGTTATGGTTGAATGTTACCGGGCGCCGCTTGGTCATTGCGCCACCTCCACCGAGAAAAGCTGTCCGGACGGCGGCACGCGCATGCCCAGACGCTCGCGGGCGATCTTTTCGACGCGCGCATGGGCCGCCCAAGTGCTCTGTTCGAGCTGCAACTGATCCCACTCCACTTCAAGACCGTGCATCCGCGTCTGTTCGCGCTCCAACTCTGTGTACAGCTTGCGGGCCTGGTGCTGCGACCCCACCACGCCGAGGGCGCTGGCGACGGCGATCGCCACGAGAAAGGCATCCACGCGGATCATGCTGCCGCCTCCGTACGTTCGGCGACGCGCATCACGGCACTGCGCGCACGAGGATTGGCCGCGACTTCGGCGCTGCCAGGACGCTGCGACTTGCCCACGAGTACGAGCCGCGGCTTCGGCAGATCGGCGGCACGCACCGGCAGACGGGCCGGCAATTGGGGTGGACGCGATTCGTCGCGCATGAAGCGCTTGACGATGCGGTCTTCGAGGGAATGGAAGCTGATCACTGCGAGCCGCCCGTGCGGCTTCAGGCGACGTACGGCTTCAGGCAGGATCAGCGACAGCTCTTCGAGTTCCCGATTGATGAAAATCCGTAGAGCCTGGAAGCTACGCGTCGCCGGGTGCTGCCCCGGCTCGCGTGTACGGACCGTTTTTTCCACGATCGCGGCAAGCTGTCCAGTGGTTGCAATAGCCCCCCCTGTCCGAGCAGCTGCAATCGCCTTTGCAATCGCATAAGCAAACCGTTCTTCCCCATAATCCCTGAGTACCTCCGTGATTTCCGCGACAGACGCCTCGGCCAGCCATTCGGCTACCGTCTGTCCGCGGGTCGTATCCATTCGCATGTCGAGGGGTGCATCGAAGCGGAAGCTCATGCCCCGCGCCGGCTCGTCGAATTGCGGCGAAGAGACGCCGAGATCGAGCAGCACGCCATCGACGTGCGCAATGCCCAAGCGGTCGAGTTCCTCGCCGAGTGCGCTGAAAGGGGCATGCACGAGCACGAATCGCGGATCCGTGAGCGCCTGCCCTGCTTGGATGGCCATCGGGTCGCGGTCGAATGCGATCAGGCGCCCGTGACTACCCAGCCTGGAAAGAATTGCGCGGCTGTGACCGCCGCGTCCGAAGGTGCCGTCCACATAGATGCCATCGGCGCGCACATCCAGCGCGTCGACCGCTTCGGAGAGGAGCACCGTGACGTGCCCGTTCGCGTCGCTCACAGCGCGAGGCTCTCGAATCCGGCCGGC
It encodes:
- the ftsL gene encoding cell division protein FtsL, which encodes MIRVDAFLVAIAVASALGVVGSQHQARKLYTELEREQTRMHGLEVEWDQLQLEQSTWAAHARVEKIARERLGMRVPPSGQLFSVEVAQ
- the rsmH gene encoding 16S rRNA (cytosine(1402)-N(4))-methyltransferase RsmH; amino-acid sequence: MSDANGHVTVLLSEAVDALDVRADGIYVDGTFGRGGHSRAILSRLGSHGRLIAFDRDPMAIQAGQALTDPRFVLVHAPFSALGEELDRLGIAHVDGVLLDLGVSSPQFDEPARGMSFRFDAPLDMRMDTTRGQTVAEWLAEASVAEITEVLRDYGEERFAYAIAKAIAAARTGGAIATTGQLAAIVEKTVRTREPGQHPATRSFQALRIFINRELEELSLILPEAVRRLKPHGRLAVISFHSLEDRIVKRFMRDESRPPQLPARLPVRAADLPKPRLVLVGKSQRPGSAEVAANPRARSAVMRVAERTEAAA